In Epinephelus lanceolatus isolate andai-2023 chromosome 13, ASM4190304v1, whole genome shotgun sequence, the following are encoded in one genomic region:
- the abcd4 gene encoding lysosomal cobalamin transporter ABCD4 isoform X1, whose product MPRLEKTNGRGTKRLKLDWKFVERFCGIQKVLFPSWTSQSVLMFGTLLAVTLTEQLIIYQVGILPSHFYNVLADQDYSGFKSLVGTAMVLILLNSTLKSIDQYICNQMYVSWRKTLTESLHTSYFQGRVYYTLNVLREDIDNPDQRISQDAERLCKQMSTMASRLIVSPFTLAYYTYHCFQSTGWIGPVSIFGYFVVGTIANKILMGPIVSTLFEQEKLEGDFRFKHMQIRVNAESAAFYRAGKVEHMRTNRRLQALLLTQKSLINKELWLYIGVNTFDYLGGFLSYIIIAIPIFTGIYDGLTPGELSALISKNAFVCIYLINGFTQLIDLSTTLSDVAGYTHRIGELREVMDDILRKQCDYDPASGESYDFDSDFNVHAGPADTAFILDHLSYKSPYSEELLVEDLSLKISQGTHLLVVGNTGTGKTSLLRVLNRLWEAHSGFVQMTTCFGPRGTLFLPQKPYLTDGTLREQVIYPLKDIYPASGDTHNVSVLSPGSVDDDRIIQFLELAGVSSLLKRTGGLDEKVDWNWYDVLSPGEMQRLSFARLFYLQPAYAVLDEATSALTEEAEAQLYKTCKQLGMTLVSLGHRSTLEKYHDVQLKLCGEGRWELTKLKGGSGTSLSLREEAT is encoded by the exons ATGCCTCGTTTGGAAAAGACAAATGGCAGAGGGACAAAAAG ACTAAAATTAGACTGGAAGTTTGTCGAGAGGTTCTGCGGCATCCAGAAGGTCCTGTTCCCATCATGGACCAGTCAAAGTGTGCTGATGTTCGGGACGCTGCTTGCTGTCACTCTGACAG AGCAGCTGATCATTTACCAAGTGGGCATCCTCCCCAGCCACTTCTACAATGTGCTGGCAGACCAAGATTACTCCGGCTTCAAGAGTCTGGTGGGCACAGCTATGGTGCTCATCTTGCTCAACTCCACA CTGAAAAGTATCGACCAGTACATTTGCAATCAGATGTACGTTAGCTGGAGAAAGACGCTAACTGAGAGCCTCCACACGTCCTACTTCCAGGGCCGAGTCTATTACACACTCAATGTACTCAGAGAGGATATAGACAACCC AGACCAGCGAATCAGTCAGGACGCAGAGAGGTTGTGTAAGCAGATGAGCACCATGGCTAGTCGTTTGATTGTGTCACCGTTCACACTGGCTTACTACACCTACCACTGCTTTCAGAG CACCGGTTGGATCGGTCCTGTGAGTATCTTTGGCTACTTTGTCGTTGGGACCATTGCCAATAAAATCCTCATGGGGCCGATTGTGTCAACTCTGTTTGAACAGGAAAAACTGGAGGGAGACTTCAG ATTCAAGCACATGCAGATCCGTGTCAACGCAGAATCTGCAGCTTTTTACAG AGCCGGTAAAGTGGagcacatgaggaccaaccgcAGGCTGCAGGCTCTGTTACTAACTCAGAAGAGTCTAATAAACAAAGAGCTCTGGCTTTATA TCGGGGTAAACACCTTTGACTACCTTGGAGGTTTCCTCAGCTACATTATAATCGCCATTCCCATCTTCACTGGTATCTACGATGGTCTCACTCCTGGTGAGCTCAGTGCACTCATCAGTAAG AACGCCTTTGTGTGCATCTACTTGATAAATGGCTTCACGCAGCTAATAGACCTGTCAACCACTCTGTCAGATGTGGCTGGATACACCCACAG GATTGGGGAGTTGAGGGAGGTGATGGATGACATCCTACGCAAGCAGTGTGACTATGACCCAGCATCAGGGGAAAGCTACGACTTTGACAG TGACTTCAACGTCCACGCAGGCCCAGCAGACACTGCCTTCATCCTGGACCATCTTTCTTACAAATCTCCATActcagaggagctgctggtggAGGATCTGAGTCTGAAAATCAGCCAGGGGACACATCTGCTGGTAGTGGGGAACACAGGCACCGGCAAGACGTCACTACTGAGGGTCCTTAACCGACTGTGGGAGGCACATAGTG GTTTTGTGCAGATGACGACATGTTTCGGGCCCAGAGGAACCCTCTTCCTGCCACAGAAACCTTACCTGACAGACGGCACACTGCGCGAACAG GTGATCTACCCACTGAAGGATATTTACCCTGCATCAG GTGATACTCATAATGTGAGTGTCCTCTCTCCAGGGTCAGTGGACGATGACAGAATCATACAGTTCCTGGAACTAGCTGGAGTG TCCAGCCTCCTAAAGCGGACAGGCGGGTTGGATGAAAAGGTGGACTGGAACTG GTACGATGTTCTGTCTCCAGGTGAAATGCAGCGTCTCTCCTTTGCACGCCTCTTCTACCTGCAGCCCGCATATGCAG tgttggATGAAGCCACCAGTGCTCTGACAGAGGAGGCAGAAGCACAACTGTACAAAACCTGTAAACAGCTCGGTATGACTTTGGTCAGTCTGGGACACCGCAGCACCCTGGAGAAG TACCATGATGTCCAGTTGAAGCTGTGTGGAGAAGGCCGGTGGGAGTTAACCAAACTAAAAGGAGGCAGCGGGACTAGTCTCAGTCTTAGAGAAGAAGCCACATGA
- the abcd4 gene encoding lysosomal cobalamin transporter ABCD4 isoform X2, producing MPRLEKTNGRGTKRLKLDWKFVERFCGIQKVLFPSWTSQSVLMFGTLLAVTLTEQLIIYQVGILPSHFYNVLADQDYSGFKSLVGTAMVLILLNSTLKSIDQYICNQMYVSWRKTLTESLHTSYFQGRVYYTLNVLREDIDNPDQRISQDAERLCKQMSTMASRLIVSPFTLAYYTYHCFQSTGWIGPVSIFGYFVVGTIANKILMGPIVSTLFEQEKLEGDFRFKHMQIRVNAESAAFYRAGKVEHMRTNRRLQALLLTQKSLINKELWLYIGVNTFDYLGGFLSYIIIAIPIFTGIYDGLTPGELSALISKNAFVCIYLINGFTQLIDLSTTLSDVAGYTHRIGELREVMDDILRKQCDYDPASGESYDFDSDFNVHAGPADTAFILDHLSYKSPYSEELLVEDLSLKISQGTHLLVVGNTGTGKTSLLRVLNRLWEAHSGFVQMTTCFGPRGTLFLPQKPYLTDGTLREQVIYPLKDIYPASGSVDDDRIIQFLELAGVSSLLKRTGGLDEKVDWNWYDVLSPGEMQRLSFARLFYLQPAYAVLDEATSALTEEAEAQLYKTCKQLGMTLVSLGHRSTLEKYHDVQLKLCGEGRWELTKLKGGSGTSLSLREEAT from the exons ATGCCTCGTTTGGAAAAGACAAATGGCAGAGGGACAAAAAG ACTAAAATTAGACTGGAAGTTTGTCGAGAGGTTCTGCGGCATCCAGAAGGTCCTGTTCCCATCATGGACCAGTCAAAGTGTGCTGATGTTCGGGACGCTGCTTGCTGTCACTCTGACAG AGCAGCTGATCATTTACCAAGTGGGCATCCTCCCCAGCCACTTCTACAATGTGCTGGCAGACCAAGATTACTCCGGCTTCAAGAGTCTGGTGGGCACAGCTATGGTGCTCATCTTGCTCAACTCCACA CTGAAAAGTATCGACCAGTACATTTGCAATCAGATGTACGTTAGCTGGAGAAAGACGCTAACTGAGAGCCTCCACACGTCCTACTTCCAGGGCCGAGTCTATTACACACTCAATGTACTCAGAGAGGATATAGACAACCC AGACCAGCGAATCAGTCAGGACGCAGAGAGGTTGTGTAAGCAGATGAGCACCATGGCTAGTCGTTTGATTGTGTCACCGTTCACACTGGCTTACTACACCTACCACTGCTTTCAGAG CACCGGTTGGATCGGTCCTGTGAGTATCTTTGGCTACTTTGTCGTTGGGACCATTGCCAATAAAATCCTCATGGGGCCGATTGTGTCAACTCTGTTTGAACAGGAAAAACTGGAGGGAGACTTCAG ATTCAAGCACATGCAGATCCGTGTCAACGCAGAATCTGCAGCTTTTTACAG AGCCGGTAAAGTGGagcacatgaggaccaaccgcAGGCTGCAGGCTCTGTTACTAACTCAGAAGAGTCTAATAAACAAAGAGCTCTGGCTTTATA TCGGGGTAAACACCTTTGACTACCTTGGAGGTTTCCTCAGCTACATTATAATCGCCATTCCCATCTTCACTGGTATCTACGATGGTCTCACTCCTGGTGAGCTCAGTGCACTCATCAGTAAG AACGCCTTTGTGTGCATCTACTTGATAAATGGCTTCACGCAGCTAATAGACCTGTCAACCACTCTGTCAGATGTGGCTGGATACACCCACAG GATTGGGGAGTTGAGGGAGGTGATGGATGACATCCTACGCAAGCAGTGTGACTATGACCCAGCATCAGGGGAAAGCTACGACTTTGACAG TGACTTCAACGTCCACGCAGGCCCAGCAGACACTGCCTTCATCCTGGACCATCTTTCTTACAAATCTCCATActcagaggagctgctggtggAGGATCTGAGTCTGAAAATCAGCCAGGGGACACATCTGCTGGTAGTGGGGAACACAGGCACCGGCAAGACGTCACTACTGAGGGTCCTTAACCGACTGTGGGAGGCACATAGTG GTTTTGTGCAGATGACGACATGTTTCGGGCCCAGAGGAACCCTCTTCCTGCCACAGAAACCTTACCTGACAGACGGCACACTGCGCGAACAG GTGATCTACCCACTGAAGGATATTTACCCTGCATCAG GGTCAGTGGACGATGACAGAATCATACAGTTCCTGGAACTAGCTGGAGTG TCCAGCCTCCTAAAGCGGACAGGCGGGTTGGATGAAAAGGTGGACTGGAACTG GTACGATGTTCTGTCTCCAGGTGAAATGCAGCGTCTCTCCTTTGCACGCCTCTTCTACCTGCAGCCCGCATATGCAG tgttggATGAAGCCACCAGTGCTCTGACAGAGGAGGCAGAAGCACAACTGTACAAAACCTGTAAACAGCTCGGTATGACTTTGGTCAGTCTGGGACACCGCAGCACCCTGGAGAAG TACCATGATGTCCAGTTGAAGCTGTGTGGAGAAGGCCGGTGGGAGTTAACCAAACTAAAAGGAGGCAGCGGGACTAGTCTCAGTCTTAGAGAAGAAGCCACATGA
- the abcd4 gene encoding lysosomal cobalamin transporter ABCD4 isoform X3 yields the protein MVLILLNSTLKSIDQYICNQMYVSWRKTLTESLHTSYFQGRVYYTLNVLREDIDNPDQRISQDAERLCKQMSTMASRLIVSPFTLAYYTYHCFQSTGWIGPVSIFGYFVVGTIANKILMGPIVSTLFEQEKLEGDFRFKHMQIRVNAESAAFYRAGKVEHMRTNRRLQALLLTQKSLINKELWLYIGVNTFDYLGGFLSYIIIAIPIFTGIYDGLTPGELSALISKNAFVCIYLINGFTQLIDLSTTLSDVAGYTHRIGELREVMDDILRKQCDYDPASGESYDFDSDFNVHAGPADTAFILDHLSYKSPYSEELLVEDLSLKISQGTHLLVVGNTGTGKTSLLRVLNRLWEAHSGFVQMTTCFGPRGTLFLPQKPYLTDGTLREQVIYPLKDIYPASGDTHNVSVLSPGSVDDDRIIQFLELAGVSSLLKRTGGLDEKVDWNWYDVLSPGEMQRLSFARLFYLQPAYAVLDEATSALTEEAEAQLYKTCKQLGMTLVSLGHRSTLEKYHDVQLKLCGEGRWELTKLKGGSGTSLSLREEAT from the exons ATGGTGCTCATCTTGCTCAACTCCACA CTGAAAAGTATCGACCAGTACATTTGCAATCAGATGTACGTTAGCTGGAGAAAGACGCTAACTGAGAGCCTCCACACGTCCTACTTCCAGGGCCGAGTCTATTACACACTCAATGTACTCAGAGAGGATATAGACAACCC AGACCAGCGAATCAGTCAGGACGCAGAGAGGTTGTGTAAGCAGATGAGCACCATGGCTAGTCGTTTGATTGTGTCACCGTTCACACTGGCTTACTACACCTACCACTGCTTTCAGAG CACCGGTTGGATCGGTCCTGTGAGTATCTTTGGCTACTTTGTCGTTGGGACCATTGCCAATAAAATCCTCATGGGGCCGATTGTGTCAACTCTGTTTGAACAGGAAAAACTGGAGGGAGACTTCAG ATTCAAGCACATGCAGATCCGTGTCAACGCAGAATCTGCAGCTTTTTACAG AGCCGGTAAAGTGGagcacatgaggaccaaccgcAGGCTGCAGGCTCTGTTACTAACTCAGAAGAGTCTAATAAACAAAGAGCTCTGGCTTTATA TCGGGGTAAACACCTTTGACTACCTTGGAGGTTTCCTCAGCTACATTATAATCGCCATTCCCATCTTCACTGGTATCTACGATGGTCTCACTCCTGGTGAGCTCAGTGCACTCATCAGTAAG AACGCCTTTGTGTGCATCTACTTGATAAATGGCTTCACGCAGCTAATAGACCTGTCAACCACTCTGTCAGATGTGGCTGGATACACCCACAG GATTGGGGAGTTGAGGGAGGTGATGGATGACATCCTACGCAAGCAGTGTGACTATGACCCAGCATCAGGGGAAAGCTACGACTTTGACAG TGACTTCAACGTCCACGCAGGCCCAGCAGACACTGCCTTCATCCTGGACCATCTTTCTTACAAATCTCCATActcagaggagctgctggtggAGGATCTGAGTCTGAAAATCAGCCAGGGGACACATCTGCTGGTAGTGGGGAACACAGGCACCGGCAAGACGTCACTACTGAGGGTCCTTAACCGACTGTGGGAGGCACATAGTG GTTTTGTGCAGATGACGACATGTTTCGGGCCCAGAGGAACCCTCTTCCTGCCACAGAAACCTTACCTGACAGACGGCACACTGCGCGAACAG GTGATCTACCCACTGAAGGATATTTACCCTGCATCAG GTGATACTCATAATGTGAGTGTCCTCTCTCCAGGGTCAGTGGACGATGACAGAATCATACAGTTCCTGGAACTAGCTGGAGTG TCCAGCCTCCTAAAGCGGACAGGCGGGTTGGATGAAAAGGTGGACTGGAACTG GTACGATGTTCTGTCTCCAGGTGAAATGCAGCGTCTCTCCTTTGCACGCCTCTTCTACCTGCAGCCCGCATATGCAG tgttggATGAAGCCACCAGTGCTCTGACAGAGGAGGCAGAAGCACAACTGTACAAAACCTGTAAACAGCTCGGTATGACTTTGGTCAGTCTGGGACACCGCAGCACCCTGGAGAAG TACCATGATGTCCAGTTGAAGCTGTGTGGAGAAGGCCGGTGGGAGTTAACCAAACTAAAAGGAGGCAGCGGGACTAGTCTCAGTCTTAGAGAAGAAGCCACATGA